One genomic region from Yarrowia lipolytica chromosome 1C, complete sequence encodes:
- a CDS encoding uncharacterized protein (Compare to YALI0C16390g, similar to Saccharomyces cerevisiae ECM5 (YMR176W); ancestral locus Anc_6.247, some similarities with uniprot|Q03214 Saccharomyces cerevisiae YMR176w ECM5 involved in cell wall biogenesis and architecture) codes for MSGFTSMNRVEQTQESSTNSAPQPSVADAEPTDTDTGSTQTQTPTQEPSGTTMTQPPPGTDANTVTTSTPPIDPMLDPQFAESDTNDTKPADLQPGDTPGPRSDDTSPRSVSSSGSSVPQKRSTDEPVHTPTKVARMEQHTHPRANQRNGHATHQQTQNQTPHHHTHNHVAFVYNDQPPQTQPPQGQPQQPHNPFLYPQSRSRANPPLDMGTVDSRATTRQLLESEEGSSIRNDKFKLEHIPTVYPTMEDFQNRPKYMEMLHKYYGKYGMVKIVPPERWNIPFRLDTEMFWFKTRRQDLNSSLQGRTAEQSFVSDLFQFHFKHKTPIFKLPSIDKRPIDVYHLFHCVHLRGGFVEVCRRKLWAQVGRELGYSGKIMTSLSTSLKSSYQKILHPFDQYLESSQGPKKYRPVMPLANYQLSSTADHKDPASKESSAVDQRNSPVVGSNLLLLREGKYQPPDVSISAAMDDEIDEFAVQCSKVPHKVGYSGIELTPADSKNAASYNLRQFQQKCERFDESYLGTRKKPSGQEGENFVENEYWEALGDSELAVEVEYGSNIHSAIHGSTNAMPEQNSLRNVNDQWNLNVAPHMRDGMFQYVDDSAALQITMPWLHVGMMFSTQSWSVEDMMLWSLDYMHFGSTRTWYSVSPAHYGKFQNLIEQYISKGERKIGPKFVLEPDLMISPQVLRDEGIDVYICDQRPGDYVLSFPQSYRSHFCHGFNMSESVNLCPLSWLDGPAQECASLYSKYSQLPAFSYERVLLNIAKRGRLSEKQATAARFIEVIEREQELRKVVRDSGVSEEKAESEELIFCDSTLQPLIFSYVSVLSDDEIGPWETTYALSASKEVASKKTLKVLISDKELDRMYETAKYISATKDYGETSWMRRLAETMESPAPSLLHCRELLYDGQNINPKMTELYYLHQFVATCEHWVTRARAFLDQGKRSYERKEREGPVDKEPEVPQVSREEITLLVEGYNQMPFSCSEADDFFECLRNLEQLASDVQYALHDPSCTYTPIEYIRLVHEVRHASVAIPYADQLYQLCTKLRWCEKALGLIDRACAETIQATLREGDLIGFNMSEVAYRELMAHLQHVINQGHDYVPPLRPKEKNIHFLKVEEGQKKEKDLDVVMEHAVEDVTVDVDTRSTSPSTGTADTEDARVEMQLVAHIEPPEISIPVSFVSDPLPPAEIIPRPASHLPSQKPVDTAAALEESTELETAGDGSLSIDYSEMVIQLGSESVDKRPDLKTAAELLALAEAEDDVSLPTLQTCMKTNEEWLKRGKATFYRRSGANRAMMTRLKAIYKSLNLCCSEEDTYERDVKALAAEEKGEPLEPSEAKLFCFCRQRESGVMVGCDKCAEWYHSKCLKNAGVKTRSQEEFICHICDSHVPTQWKDYKPSLEEIEEVFQQSHWLPLQCPEVVLLQHVIQKASEVQEKLQTQVIRGQAADTSDIPADEARYYLRRLEGLELVIPKMVDYFRQVIWTKDPVGSKPPTPALEVVKHSKTQGKKKKEKEAKKEVKVEVKEEVKS; via the exons ATGAGCGGCTTTACAAGCATGAACCGCGTCGAGCAGACGCAAGAGAGTAGCACAAACTCTGCTCCACAGCCCTCAGTGGCAGACGCTGAACCAACAGACACGGACACCGGCTCGACACAGACCCAGACCCCAACACAAGAGCCCAGCGGCACAACCATGACACAGCCACCGCCAGGGACAGACGCAAACACAGTCACAACCAGCACGCCACCCATCGACCCGATGCTCGATCCGCAGTTCGCAGAgagcgacacaaacgacacaaagcCAGCGGACCTGCAACCTGGTGACACACCCGGCCCCAGATCAGACGACACCTCGCCACGGAGTGTTTCCAGCAGCGGATCTTCTGTGCCGCAAAAACGGTCCACCGACGAGCCCGTGCACACGCCGACCAAGGTGGCTAGAATGGAACAGCATACGCATCCCCGAGCGAACCAGCGTAATGGCCATGCTACACACCAGCAGACCCAGAATCAGAcaccccaccaccacacccaCAACCACGTAGCGTTTGTGTACAACGATCAGccgccacagacacagccGCCCCAGGGACAGCcacaacaaccacacaatCCGTTTCTGTACCCCCAGAGCAGATCGCGGGCTAACCCGCCTCTGGATATGGGCACTGTGGACAGCCGTGCCACGACACGACAGCTACTGGAGAGCGAGGAGGGCAGCTCGATTCGTAacgacaagttcaagcTCGAACACATCCCCACGGTGTATCCGACCATGGAGGACTTTCAGAACCGACCCAAATACATGGAGATGTTGCACAAGTACTATGGCAAGTATGGCATGGTGAAAATTGTGCCGCCGGAGCGATGGAATATTCCTTTTCGACTGGACACTgag ATGTTCTGGTTCAAAACCCGCCGACAAGATCTCAACTCGTCCCTGCAAGGTCGCACCGCCGAACAGTCTTTTGTCAGCGACCTCTTTCAGTTCCATTTCAAACACAAGACGCCCATTTTCAAGCTTCCCAGCATAGACAAGCGGCCCATCGACGTCTACCATCTCTTTCACTGTGTGCACCTCAGAGGCGGGTTTGTGGAAGTGTGCCGACGCAAGTTGTGGGCTCAAGTGGGTCGTGAACTCGGCTACAGCGGCAAAATCATGACTTCTTTGAGTACCTCTCTCAAATCGTCGTATCAGAAGATTTTGCACCCCTTTGACCAGTACTTGGAAAGCAGTCAAGGCCCCAAAAAATACCGTCCGGTGATGCCTCTCGCCAACTACCAGCTCTCTTCAACTGCTGATCATAAAGATCCTGCTTCCAAGGAATCTTCTGCTGTGGACCAGCGCAACTCGCCTGTCGTGGGCTCCAATTTGCTACTCCTTCGTGAAGGAAAGTATCAGCCTCCAGACGTCTCCATCTCTGCTGCAATGGACGACGAGATCGACGAGTTTGCCGTCCAATGTTCAAAGGTGCCCCACAAGGTGGGTTACTCGGGAATCGAACTCACACCCGCAGACTCGAAGAACGCAGCGTCATATAATCTCCGGCAGTTTCAGCAAAAGTGTGAGAGGTTTGACGAGAGCTATCTCGGCACACGCAAAAAGCCGTCGGGCCAAGAGGGTGAAAATTTTGTCGAGAACGAGTACTGGGAGGCTCTTGGCGATTCGGAGCTCGCGGTGGAGGTAGAGTATGGCAGCAACATCCATTCTGCCATCCACGGATCAACGAATGCCATGCCTGAGCAAAACTCCCTGCGCAATGTCAATGACCAGTGGAACTTGAACGTTGCGCCTCACATGCGCGATGGGATGTTCCAATACGTGGACGATTCTGCAGCGCTGCAGATCACTATGCCATGGCTACATGTCGGCATGATGTTTTCGACGCAGTCCTGGTCTGTGGAGGACATGATGCTGTGGTCATTGGACTACATGCACTTTGGCAGCACTCGCACGTGGTACTCTGTCTCTCCCGCTCATTACGGCAAGTTTCAGAATCTCATCGAGCAGTACATCTCCAAGGGCGAGCGGAAAATCGGACCCAAGTTCGTGCTTGAACCTGATTTGATGATTTCGCCGCAGGTGTTGAGAGACGAAGGCATCGACGTGTATATCTGCGACCAGCGGCCCGGGGATTATGTCCTTTCCTTCCCTCAGTCGTACAGGTCGCATTTTTGCCATGGTTTCAACATGAGCGAGAGTGTCAATTTGTGTCCGTTGTCCTGGCTTGATGGTCCTGCCCAGGAGTGTGCTTCATTGTACTCCAAGTACTCTCAGCTGCCTGCCTTTTCATACGAACGGGTGCTTCTGAACATTGCCAAAAGAGGCCGCCTGAGCGAGAAGCAGGCCACTGCTGCTCGTTTCATCGAGGTTATTGAACGGGAACAAGAATTACGAAAGGTTGTCAGAGACAGCGGTGTTTCTGAAGAGAAGGCTGAATCTGAGGAGCTCATCTTCTGCGACTCCACTTTACAGCCTCTCATCTTTTCGTACGTTTCTGTGCTCTCCGACGACGAAATTGGCCCTTGGGAAACGACATATGCCCTGTCAGCCTCGAAAGAAGTCGCTTCGAAGAAGACTCTCAAAGTACTGATCTcagacaaggagctggaccGAATGTACGAGACTGCCAAGTACATTTCAGCCACCAAAGACTATGGAGAAACATCGTGGATGCGTCGATTGGCAGAGACCATGGAGTCGCCTGCTCCCTCTCTTCTGCACTGTCGCGAGCTCCTATATGACGGCCAGAACATCAACCCTAAGATGACCGAGTTGTACTATTTGCATCAGTTTGTGGCTACTTGTGAGCACTGGGTGACACGTGCCCGGGCATTCTTGGACCAGGGTAAGCGCTCCTACGAACGAAAAGAGCGGGAGGGACCCGTGGATAAAGAGCCCGAAGTACCTCAAGTGTCCAGAGAGGAGATTACGCTACTTGTTGAAGGGTACAATCAGATGCCGTTTTCGTGTTCTGAGGCCGACGACTTTTTCGAGTGCCTGCGGAACTTGGAACAGCTGGCGTCTGACGTGCAGTATGCTCTGCATGATCCCTCGTGCACTTATACCCCCATCGAGTACATTCGGCTGGTTCACGAAGTCCGGCATGCTTCTGTAGCAATTCCTTATGCCGACCAGCTGTACCAATTGTGTACCAAGCTGCGATGGTGTGAAAAGGCACTGGGTCTGATTGACCGGGCGTGTGCGGAAACGATTCAGGCCACGCTCCGAGAGGGCGATTTGATAGGTTTCAACATGTCTGAAGTTGCGTACCGAGAGCTCATGGCGCACCTTCAACATGTCATCAACCAGGGACATGACTATGTGCCTCCGCTAAGACCGAAGGAGAAAAACATTCATTTCTTGAAAGTCGAAGAGGGacaaaagaaggaaaaagatctggatgtggtgatggagcaTGCGGTAGAAGATGTGACTGTGGACGTTGATACCCGAAGTACGTCTCCCAGCACAGGAACcgcagacacagaagacGCACGTGTGGAGATGCAACTGGTAGCACATATTGAGCCCCCGGAGATTTCCATTCCCGTGTCGTTTGTGTCAGATCCTCTGCCCCCTGCTGAAATTATCCCCCGTCCTGCATCGCACTTGCCCTCCCAAAAGCCTGTGGACACTGCAGCCGCTCTAGAGGAGTCCACGGAGCTCGAGACTGCGGGAGATGGCTCCCTGTCCATTGACTACTCCGAGATGGTCATTCAGCTGGGCAGTGAGTCGGTCGACAAGCGCCCTGATCTCAAGACTGCCGCTGAGCTGCTTGCTCTAGCCGAGGCGGAGGACGATGTGTCTCTCCCCACTCTCCAAACGTGCATGAAGACAAATGAGGAATGGCTCAAACGGGGCAAGGCGACCTTCTACAGACGTTCTGGTGCAAACCGAGCCATGATGACACGTCTCAAAGCCATTTACAAGTCACTCAATTTGTGCTGCTCGGAAGAAGACACATATGAGCGAGACGTTAAGGCCTTGGCTGCTGAGGAAAAGGGAGAGCCGTTGGAGCCATCTGAGGCCAAGCTATTTTGCTTCTGTCGACAGCGGGAGTCCGGAGTCATGGTGGGATGTGACAAGTGCGCCGAGTGGTATCACTCCAAGTGTCTCAAGAATGCCGGCGTTAAGACACGGTCTCAGGAGGAGTTTATCTGTCATATCTGTGACAGTCATGTGCCCACACAGTGGAAGGACTACAAGCCCAGTctcgaggagattgaggaggtgtTTCAACAGTCGCATTGGCTGCCGCTGCAGTGTCCCGAGGTGGTGCTGTTGCAACACGTGATTCAGAAGGCCAGTGAAGTGCAGGAAAAGCTGCAGACGCAGGTGATTCGGGGCCAGGCGGCCGACACGAGCGATATTCCCGCTGACGAGGCGCGCTACTATTTGCGCCGGCTGGAGGGTCTGGAGCTTGTGATTCCCAAAATGGTGGACTATTTCCGTCAGGTGATTTGGACGAAGGATCCTGTCGGCTCCAAGCCTCCTACTCCggctctggaggtggtcaagCACAGTAAGACGcagggcaagaagaagaaggagaaggaggccaagaaggaggtcaaggtggaggtaaaggaggaggtcaagagTTGA
- a CDS encoding uncharacterized protein (Compare to YALI0C16412g, weakly similar to uniprot|P32912 Saccharomyces cerevisiae YGL212w VAM7 vacuolar morphogenesis protein, similar to Saccharomyces cerevisiae VAM7 (YGL212W); ancestral locus Anc_3.525), producing MHQGAPHQRPATTKIHKMDISIPTYTVSSPTSFTVQVDLEGGGDVRHRGEENKYTLTKRYSDFVALVSQLEDEVGRTVEVALPPKSWFKSKNVEFLDDRRRGLEVFLRRLVKIPHFYSSAALLEFLQLQKVGPCKGGAGGSGVTAPVSWDDQVASITQMLKTARSNVVAGTAERYENQKLVLTAQTRFAQLEKSLNEPAGEKTSDNEHRRRRTQLMDLQKLLKQVVAQLSAQAGSETSSGTSTPLTGTVRSSQRGSGRKGRVLGETDKTRQLNNSGLVQLQKDSFQEQDESLRQMLGTIQRQKELGEAIRQEVDLQNEQLDELNGEVELTGARLKNAQRQVGKFT from the coding sequence ATGCACCAAGGTGCACCACACCAACGACccgccaccaccaaaaTACACAAGATGGATATTTCGATACCGACATACACAGTCTCGTCTCCGACGAGCTTCACTGTGCAGGTTGATCTGGAAGGCGGTGGCGACGTGCGGCATCGGGGCGAAGAGAACAAGTATACGTTGACTAAGCGGTACTCGGACTTTGTGGCTCTGGTGTCCCAGCTGGAAGACGAGGTGGGACGAACGGTGGAGGTTGCTCTGCCGCCAAAGTCGTGGTTCAAGAGCAAAAACGTCGAGTTTCTGGACGACCGGCGACGTGGTCTCGAGGTCTTTCTGCGTCGACTGGTCAAGATTCCTCATTTTTACTCGTCGGCTGCGCTGCTAGAGTTCTTGCAACTACAAAAGGTGGGGCCTTGCAAGGGGGGAGCTGGGGGCTCTGGGGTGACAGCGCCAGTGTCGTGGGACGACCAGGTTGCTAGCATTACTCAGATGCTCAAGACCGCTCGCAGCAATGTCGTTGCAGGTACTGCAGAGCGGTACGAGAATCAGAAGCTGGTTCTGACTGCCCAGACTCGGTTTGCGCAGTTGGAAAAATCGCTGAATGAGCCTGCGGGCGAGAAGACGTCCGACAACGAGCACCGGCGCCGAAGAACGCAGTTGATGGacctccagaagctgctgaaaCAGGTGGTGGCGCAGTTGAGTGCACAGGCGGGCTCGGAGACATCCTCGGGTACCTCCACGCCTCTCACGGGGACTGTGCGCAGCAGCCAGCGGGGCTCCGGACGCAAAGGACGAGTTTTGGGTGAAACTGACAAGACCAGACAGCTCAACAACTCGGGCCTGGTGCAGCTGCAAAAGGACTCGTTCCAGGAGCAGGATGAGAGTCTGAGGCAGATGCTGGGCACGATTCAGCGGCAAAAGGAGCTTGGAGAGGCGATCCGGCAGGAGGTGGATCTGCAGAATGAGCAGCTCGACGAGTTGAAtggagaggtggagttgaCAGGAGCGAGATTGAAGAATGCTCAGAGGCAGGTGGGTAAATTCACGTGA
- a CDS encoding uncharacterized protein (Compare to YALI0C16456g, similar to Saccharomyces cerevisiae YML030W; ancestral locus Anc_5.571, some similarities with uniprot|Q03713 Saccharomyces cerevisiae YML030w), which yields MSDLPSSFDNGNSIDENEKSPGYYKILERCKEQPLVPLGCLATCGALILSARALRVGNKRQANRMFFARVAFQGLTVAALIGGAMYYGQDPKQKLEQKEREKMLARHREKLWIEELERRDLEVQERRKRAAAFRQQEEEK from the exons ATGTCCGACCTTCCTTCCAGTTTCGATAACGGTAACAGCATTGA cgaaaacgaaaagtcTCCCGGATACTACAAGATTCTCGAGCGATGCAAGGAGCAGCCCCTTGTCCCCCTTGGCTGTCTTGCTACCTGTGGAGCTCTGATCCTCTCTGCGCGAGCCCTGCGAGTGGGTAACAAGCGCCAGGCCAACCGAATGTTCTTTGCTCGAGTGGCGTTCCAGGGTCTGACTGTGGCCGCCCTTATTGGAGGAGCTATGTACTACGGCCAGGACCccaagcagaagctggagcaAAAGGAGCGTGAAAAGATGCTTGCTCGACACCGAGAGAAGCTGTGGatcgaggagctcgagcGACGAGACCTGGAGGTCCAGGAGCGACGAAagcgagctgctgctttccgtcagcaggaggaggagaagtaG
- a CDS encoding uncharacterized protein (Compare to YALI0C16434g, similar to Saccharomyces cerevisiae GUK1 (YDR454C); ancestral locus Anc_5.572, similar to uniprot|P15454 Saccharomyces cerevisiae YDR454c GUK1 guanylate kinase) → MLLRSRLTSLSPVVNTSSRSLLVRFVSRQPLSLVHAKSNFFSTSRHAQNTSAVQHKMSNLAPIVISGPSGTGKSTLLKRLLAEYPDRFGFSISYTTRKPRDGEVDGKDYNFVTVDQFKKLIEDGAFIEWAQFGGNYYGTAVAGVKKVADNNQQCILDIDMQGVKAVKKSDLKARYLFVAPPSIEELRSRLTGRGTETDESLEKRLQAVQAVYCWRVIFSPLRTHESYLETLAKVFPDVIRFFICIIQHIILSVGGL, encoded by the exons ATGCTTCTGCGATCACGTCTTACCTCTCTATCACCGGTTGTGAACACGTCATCGAGGTCTTTACTCGTCCGGTTTGTGTCACGACAGCCATTGTCTCTGGTCCATGCAAAGTCAAACTTTTTCTCAACTTCACGACACGCACAAAACACCTCTGCCGTCCAGCACAAAATGAGCAATCTCGCACCCATCGTCATCTCGGGCCCCAGTGGAACCGGCAAGTCCACTCTTCTCAAGCGACTGCTGGCCGAATACCCCGACCGGTTCGGCTTCTCCATTTCCTACACCACCCGAAAGCCCCGAGACGGAGAAGTCGACGGCAAGGACTACAACTTTGTGACTGTGGACCAGTTCAAAAAGCTGATTGAGGATGGAGCCTTCATCGAATGGGCCCAGTTCGGAGGCAACTACTACGGCACCGCCGTCGCCGGAGTCAAGAAGGTGGCCGACAACAACCAGCAGTGCATTCTCGACATTGATATGCAGGGAGTCAAGGCCGTCAAGAAGTCCGATCTCAAGGCCCGATACCTTTTTgtcgctcctccttccatcGAGGAGCTGCGATCTCGACTCACCGGCCGAGGAACGGAGACCGacgagtctctggagaagc GCCTACAAGCAGTTCAAGCAGTTTATTGTTGGAGAGTAATTTTTTCCCCGCTACGAACCCATGAGTCATATTTGGAGACCTTGGCGAAGGTCTTTCCAGACGTGATCAGATTTTTTATTTGTATAATACAGCACATCATATTATCAGTGGGTGGGCTGTAG